AGAAGTGCCCGCACGGCCTCACAAGTAGAGCCGTACCATAAGAAAACGCCTTCGAATTCCTCTCGTCCTCCATCCTCTGCCAGTTCCCGAAGAAACCCAGTCTCGCAAAGGACGATACTGAAAATCCCACGCCCGTCAAGAACGCTTCTTGCTTCGGCTTTGTGTCCCAGTCGCCGGAGTGTACGTATCCGAAGGAGAGAGCCTTGAGCTGAATTGAGAAGCTACTCAGCCTTTGCCGGCTGTTCTCCAACGTGCCGCCGTAAAATGTCCCGACGCCGCTGCGTAGCCCAATGGCAGCCGGGTTGGTAAAGACGGACTGAGGCCCGTCGCTTGTGGCCATACTTGCGCCGTCGGGAGTCCAGGCGAGGACACTCCAGACCGGCGACAGGTCCGACGGTGTCGGAGACGCTGCCGACGAGCTGCCGGGGCCGAAGAGCAGGGCGGCCAGCAGAACAGCCCCCGGTAGCAGTTTCAGAGAAGACCGTAACGACTTCATCGAACCCTCCTTCTGGGATACGTTTGTGACCAGTCCCATAACGTGGCCGGTCCTACGATCTGTTCCGTTGATCTATTCCGTCGTGCGTCCAATCGTCTGTCTTGGCGTACGTTCTATGATACGCTACTGGAGTGCGACGGGGTGCAAATTCTTGAGCAACCGGGCGGTTTTGCGTTGACTTTGGCCTGTTTGTGCCTTATAATGTCTGTGGACGAGCAACGGGGTTGGCACTTTGTCTTCAGGTCGGCCTCCTTGCTTTCAAATCATGTTCGTGCCTTGGAACATTCTGGGGTAGGGGTTGGATCCTATCCAAAGGTTTTCTGTGTCCTGCAGATCACCTAGAGGCGGTTCTCTCTTTCCTTAGAGCGTCCGTGGAAAAAGGAGCTGGTCACTGATGATTCATCGCAGAACGGGTGTGGCGGTGTTGGCTTTCCTGGCTCTCATCTTCATGATCACTTCTTGTGCCGATTCCGTGGCGGCGTCTTCGTTCGTAAGGCATGAGTCTTGGGCCAAGCACGAGCTGACTTCACCTCACCGTTTCAGCGGGTTAGTATTCTCTCCCACCGGCGACCCGGACGAGATCGCCACTGCCATCTGTCCCGGCGGGAAAGGGCTGACCGGAGAGACCGGCGATCTGATTGATGCGCAGCCCGCCGAGAATGGCTGGCTGAGCGGCCGTGTCGCGGTGCGCAGTGCGATATTGCGCTACCTTGTGCGCTGCTTTCAGGTCGTGAGGTAAAGGATCACTGATACGTCCTTTTGAATTGGAGAGCGTTCTTCATTCGGAGGCCCATTTAGATGGAAAACGACTCTCGCAGTGATAAGGGCTTATGTCCTGACGAACTGCACCCGATCTCGATTGTAGAGAAGGATGAAGAGATCGGAAATATACATTTCGACGCGTCTAACTTCTCGGGCGCTCTTGACTACTTTGCCAAGGCGAGGGGGTCCGCGCTCGAGCTTTCTCTCAATACAAAAGCAGCCTACCTAGACCTCAAGATTGCTTCCTGCTACAAGGCGAAAGGTGATCACGGCCGCGCGATCGAGTACGCGGTGCTCGCCAAGGAGACTTTCCGCAAGGAGAATGACCTGCTTGGTTTGGGCAGAGCATACTGCTTGGACGGGATGCTTCACGCCGAGATTGGCCGCTACGGGAAGGGGCGGAGGCTTTGTGAGACCGGTCAGAGATTGTTGAAAGGGACCGGTGAGTTCCTCGAGCTGGGCAAGGTCCAGAACTGGCTCGGCTTCATTCATACCCGGCTCGGAAACATTCCCAAAGCAAGAGAGTATTTTGAAGGGGCGCTCGTTGCCTTCCGTAGCGTTCAGAACGACGACGGGATTTCCCAGGCCTTGAACAATCTCGGCATCCTGCACAAGAATCTGTCCGAATGGCGCGAGGCAGCAGGATTTTTTGAAAAAGCTCTGGCAATAAGCGTAAAAAGCGGCAATTTCGCGCGCATGGCCACCTATTCTCTGAACCTGGGCATTGTGCATTTCAGGCTCGGCGAGTGGGGACTTGCGCTGCGGGAGTTCTCCAGAAGCCTTGAGATCTGCACGCAGATCGGAAACAGGGCAGGAGCCGCGCGAACCAGACTGGCCGCGGCGAACGTCAGCCTGCGCAAGAGAGAATGGGCCGGCGCCGAGGCCTCGTACCGTGACGTACTTGCGACAAGCCGAGAGCTTGGGTGCAAACGCGAAGAGGTCCTCGCGCTGGAATTCCTGGGAGAACTGGAACTCACCAAGGGCAATTCGGATAACGCTCTCGAACTCTTGAAGGAAGCCGAGGCCCTGGCACTCGAGATTGCACCGAGGGGAGACCTCGTCATGGAGGTGGCCAGGCGTGCCGCGGAAGCCCACCTTTCCCGCGGTGAGATTGATGACGCACTCGCTGCTGCTGAGAGGGCCGCTGACATCGCTCGCTCCGTGGGTGATCGTTGCGAGGAAGCTCTAGCAAGGCGAGTGACCGGAGTCGCACTGTGGCATAAGGGCGAGTGGGAAAAGGGACGGCAGATCATAGAAGACGTTCTCTCGACGCTCACGAGCGTTGGTGAGAGGTTTGAAGTCGCAAGAACTCTTCTCATTTCAGGAAAGGCGATTGTCTCTGAACTCCCCGGTGGCGGTGTGAGCGGAGAGCTGTCCGACAAGGCGGTCTCATTCCTGCGGCAGGCCATGGGAGTTTTCTTGAGTTTTGAAGTGAAGGGTTGGGCGGCCCTCGCGATAGTTGAATTGGCTCGATTTTATCTCACGAAGGCCGTGCCCGACGAATCGCTCAATCACATAGACGAGGCCGAGAGGCTCTTGAGCGACGTGGAGGAGCCCGAAATCCACGCTGCTCTCGCCGGTGTGAGGGCGGCGCTTGAACAAGCTTTCGTCAGTTCCACTCTTTCGTCCTCCAGCGAATTCAAGATACTCGAAGAGCTGGGCAAGCTCCTCGGTGGCGACGAGGACCCCGAAAGAACGCTGGACGAACTCATGCAGTTGATCCTGGCGCGTTCCGACGCCGACCGGGGTCTCATTGCTTTTGTAGCGGACGGAGCGGAGCCTCATATCTGGGCGGTCAAGAGGCTGTCCTCGAAGGAAGCTCTCGGCATCATCGGCTCTCTGAGGGAGGCTCTACCGGCTGAAATGGCCGGTTCGCCTCGCGTCGTCACAAGCATCCGCTCGGACAAGATACTGTCACAGCTTCCGGCGCTCGAGCGCGTTCAGAGCTTTGCGCTCGTGCCCCTCAACCTGCCCTCGGGCCAGAAGGGAATCGTCTACGCGGATAGACTCGTGGGCAATCGCCTTGGTGCCTTCAAGCAGAGGGAGCTAAATCTCCTCGCCGTCATGTCCGGCATCGCCACGCTTGCTGCGGTCGAGGCCGAAAGGGTCGTGCGGATGAGGGAAAGCGCGGCTCGGAGGCAAAGGCTCGATTTCACGCGCTCCTTCGACGGAATAGTGACGCAGAACAAAGAGATGCTCGAGATACTCAGCCTCGTCGAGAAAGTCGGATCGAGCTCCGCCACCATTCTTATACTGGGAGAGACAGGGACGGGGAAGGCCCTGGTCGCCGAAGCCATACATAGCTGTAGCCCACGGAAGGACAAGCCGTTCGTTCCGATAAGCTGCTCCTCAATACCCGACTCGCTCCTTGAAAGCGAGCTTTTCGGCCACGTGCAGGGTGCCTTCACGGGCGCCATTCGCGACAAGAGAGGGCTTTTTGAAGAAGCTGAAACGGGCACCGTATTTCTGGATGAGGTCGCCAAGACGACGAAGAGCATACAGGCCAAGCTCCTTCATTTCCTGGACAAGAAGGAAATCCGGGCCGTGGGCTCGACGAAGTGGAAGCGTGTGGACGGCCGCATCATATGTGCCACAAACACCGACCTCAAGGTGATGATAAGAGAGGGCGAATTCCTCGAGGATCTCTACTACCGCCTCAGTGACATCACGATTTCGGTGCCGTCTTTGAGGGAAAGAAGAGATGACATCCCTCTCCTTATCGAGCATTTCCTCAAAGCTTCCGGCGCGCAAGACAACAAGCCCGTGCGAAGCGTCACCAGGGGAGCGATGCAGCTACTCATGGACTACGATTGGCCCGGCAACGTGCGGGAACTTGAAAAAACGGTGAAGAGAATGCTCGTTCTGGCTCCTCCGGTTGGCGAGCTTGGTTCCGAGTTGCTACCCCCCGAAATCAGGGAGCAAAAGATTGACGCGGTCGGGACCGGGGCGCTCAAGACCGAGGTGGAGAGAACGGAGCGCAGAGTCATTTCGGAAGCCCTCGAGAAACACGGTTGGAACAAGGCGCGCGCTGCAAAGTTCCTCAACATCAGCTATCCGACCCTCCTCAAGAAAATCGTAGAGCTCGACCTTGACCGCAGACATCACTCGAAGACTACCAACAGGGGCTAAACAACCTTTCTCAATTGCCTTTTTCCGTGTAAAGAAGATTTATACTCGTAATTGATTGCCGGTTAAGGCATTAGAGACGCTCCGGTGGAGACTATAAAGTCTCTTTACATTGAGCCGATCTTCACTTCGCTGCGAGCCTGGCGACCAAGTTTCCAGAGTCGGCTAACCGATTCCATTACAACTGATTACCCATGGTAACTTAATGCTCCATTTGTTGAGAACTTGGCACATTCAGTGCTCTTATAATGGAGCGTGGGGCTTCCGAAAGTGCGCCTGGGTTGGTCGGTGTCGGCCTGCGGAACCTGTAGACTTGAGCCCCGGCCTCAATAAATGACAGTGTGAAGCAAGGCTACCGGCTAACCCGGGGCACGCACTGAAGGCAGAGAGTCCAGAGCCCTCTGCAAATTTCTTGACAATTGGGCTGGGTGTGCTATCATAGAGTCAGATCTAAAATATCGTGAGTACTGGGAAGCGGCTCCCTTCTAATAGCAAGTGACCTCGTTCAAATGCCTGCTGGTGATTGCTTCCACAAAAGCCGCTTCCCATCTTCTTTTCCCCCCGGTTTTTTGATCCCCTCGCTTGACACGGCTCTGCTGCGAGCGTAGCGCGGCCTCGGCGTGTGGCGTTACAGCCACAGTTGTACCCTGTAGCAGCGTTGCATCGCCGTCGGAGGCCGGATCGATCTTGCCGAATCAACGACCCCCCTTTGGGCCGCCGCAGATAAGCGAGCGCGCAACTGGTTTTGTCTTGTCCTGTTATGCGGCGCCGGCGTGTGGTGGCATCGGTTGTGCAAACAGCTCCCGCGACCAAGCCCGTTAGTGGCACACCGCTTGCATAGGTGTGCTGATGGAGGTGAAAGAGATGAGAAGTAGCGCGCGTTGCCTGGCATTCAAGATGAGCTACGTGACACTCATGGTGGCTGCTCTTGCCGTTCTCTTCGCGGCGGGATGTATGGACGAAGACAACGATGTCTACGTGGATCGCACTCCTCCGAGGGCGCCGCAAGGAGTGTTCACCGTCACCGGAGATGGACAGGTGGACATCTATTGGCTGGCGAACCGCGAGTCCGACCTCGGCGGCTATAGGATCTACTGGAACGACGAGGCAGCAGGTTACTACGAATACGTGACCACCACTTCCGGCACGCATTTTACCGACACGGACGTGACAAACGGCAACACCTACTACTACGCCGTATCGGCGTTCGACAGGGACGGGAACGAGAGCGATCTCAGCTACGAGACTGTCTCGGACACGCCGAGACCGGAAGGGTTTGATCTTGCTCTGTATGATTTTTCGGGACCCAATGCCGCGTTGAGCGGATACGTCTTCAGCGACGAGACAAGACAGTTGTATTCCCTGGCCGCGACACCCGCAACGGACATTTACTACGGCTACGTTGGCGAAGAGTGCGTGATGTTCACGTGGAATCCCGACCCCGAGTGGCCTCTGACCGACATACAGGACGGTGGCTACAGACCGCTCGCCGAACTTGATGACGCGCCTCCGGGGGGGTGGGCAGAGAGTGGTTGGGTCGTGCTCACCGAGGGACACAGCTACTTTGTGTGGACCAGAGACAACCACTACGCCAAGTTCTACGTGAAGAGTGTTCGGCCGGAATATGTCATCATGGACTGGGCCTACCAAGTGGACGCCGGAAATCCTGAACTTGCGAAAGAGAAACTGGCCAGACGCAGTGGCGACCTGGAACCCGGCACTCCGATTGAGCCGGTCGAATGAGGAGGTGTAGCGAAATGAGGGATCGCACCAGCAAAGACGGGACGAGTCTCACCGACCGCGTGGTACCGGGGCGCAAACTCGGGGACCTGTCGTTGTTCTCACTCTTGATTGCCGTCGCCGCGCTACCATTTCTTGCGGGTTGCATCGCCTACCTGCACACGAGCCTTCCCATCGTCATAGAGACGGGAGGGCACCACGGATACTACGGCGACCGCGGGTACAGTGCGAGGCCTCACCCGCAATACTATTGCTACGATTGTCACGGCTACACGTACTTTGATCCCTACTACGACTATTGTGTCCAGTATGGTTTTAGATTCAGATGGAGTGATTATCCGTCTGCCGGGAGATACTACAGACAACACTATCCGGTCATCGTGCAGAAGACGCCTCACTTCGGTGAGTACAAGTACAAGCCTGATTACAGGACGAGTTCGAAGTACGAGAGGCCTCCCGACTACGAGGCCTTGAAGAAATCGGAAGGGAGGACTTTCTACGAGGGAAGAAAGACTGCCGGCGAGAAGTCTATTGGCGGGAAGTCTTCTGCCTCGAAGGCGACGCAGGGAAAGAAGTCGTCAGGGAAGTCGTCCGTCGGAAAATAGCGGTTGCAGTTCCGTGAAGATCGGAACGCACAAAAGTGCACTGTACGCTCGCATCGAGAGGAGTGATCGGGAATGAAGCTGAAGATGTCGATGTTGCTCGCGAGTGTCCTCGCAGTGGTGAGCATGACTTCCTCGAGCCTTGCCATACAGCCGGCGGGCAGCCATGACGAGAGGGGTGGGGAGAGCGAGACCTACATGGAGAGGGAGTCTTATCGGCAATCTCCGCTCGTGATAGACGTCTGGACCGACCGGGGAGAAGGCGGGGTCTACTACGCGGGTGAGAGAATCCGGGTCTTTTTCAGGGCGTCGAGGGACTGCTACGTCACCATCTACAACGTCGATACGCAGGGCTACGTTCACCTGCTCTATCCGGCCGGATCCTTTGACGAGCATTTCGCGGCGGCCGGGGTGACCTACAGGGTGCCTTCTCGTCGCTCACCGTACGACCTCGTGATAGACGGACCGACCGGGATCGAGTACGTTGAGGCCGTTGCCTCCGTCGAACCGTTTCGCGCCAGGCCGCCGTGGTATCTGGATCCCGAATACGGTGAATGGCAGGACAGCCCTTGGAGCCTTTATGGGTCGGATTACGAAGACCACGCAGAGGACTACGACTACTACGTTGAGAGAGGTATCGTGCGGGGAGACCCGTTCCTTGCCATACAGAGCATAAATCGGCAAATGATCCCCGCGGACTATCCGTCGTCGTACTACGCCACCACTTACACTTCGTTCTACGTGGACAGAAGGGTTCAGTACCCTCGATACCTTTGCTACGACTGCCACCAGGGCCATTCTGGATTCGATCCTTACAGGGCGGGATGTGTGGTCTTTGACATTCGAGTCGACAGGACCTGGGTCTATTCTCCCAGAATCGTGCTTAGAGATTACAGACCCAAGTACTACTACGGGTTGAGAGAGACGGCCCCCGTGAGATACAAAGGTGAGCGCCACTTCTGGTCTTCCAAGGATGGGCTAATGACACTGAGGCGGCAGTTCTCCATTTCGAAGCCGAAGTTTGAGTCGGGTACGGCGGGGTCCGCGCCGCGCGCGGAGGAACGCTGGAAGGAACTGCCGGGTCCCTCGGCTCTAAAGAAGTGGAAGGCAGGCAAAGAACCCTCCGTTTCCGGCAAGACGGTAGAACTCAAGAAGCGGCTTGAATCCGAAGGCTTGTCGAGACCAAAGCAGGTCGAGGAAAAACAGAAGGAATATCAGCAATCACGCGGAACGAAGCAAGTACAGAAGCAAGTACAGAAGCAAGGACAAAAGCAAGAGCAGGGGCAAAGACAGGAGCAAGAACAGAAGCAAAAACAGAGACAGGAACAGGAGCAGGGACAGAGCAAGAAGCGAAAGTGAAGATAGAGGGCAGCAGTCCAGAGCCGTCCCGGCAGGGACAGAGTCGTTACACGAAAGGATTGCTGCCCTTGTTTCTTATGGAATTTGCCTGGGTTCAGAGTGTAGAATATCGTGTCGATATAGAGATTGCGGCCTGAAGGGCATCGAACCTCGGCAACCAAAACGGAGATTGCTTGACGGAGTCCTATTCTTCTTCCAACCGGTTAACCTGCGCCTGCCTCCTCGGACTTGTGCTGCTGGCTCACTTTCTGTTTGTGCCCGAGAGCGCCGCTTCGTCGAGTCGGGCCTCCGGGCCTCAGATTGCCGTTCCAACACCCGCATTTGTGCCCGGCTATCCCTTCAAGAAGGGGCCGGTCAACGTTCCCGAAAGACACAGATTCGAGCCTAGATCGCTTCTGCGGGAACACGGTCTGGAGGGCGCTAATCTTTTCAGTGTGAACGCGATTCCCGCCTCTCCGGACACGATCACGAAGAAGGTCCTCGCAATACTGGTCGATTTTTCGGATCAACCGTTCATTCACGAGAGACTCTTCGTGGAGAGGCACCTTTTCTTCTTCAAGCAATACTACTCAATCGTTTCCGGCGGCAGGCTACAACTCGAGCCCGTTGCCTCGGACAGCGTTTTCACGATGCCGTCACCCATGACCGAGTACGGCGCGGATGACGACCTGGGCCTGAGGCTTGTTCAGCTCGCACAAGACGCAGTGGAAGCCGCGGACAGTCTGATAGACTTCACCCTCTACGACGAGGTAATGATCATCCACGCCGGCCTGGCACAAGAGGCTGACATTCTGGGCGACAGCCCCGAGCTCATATGGTCCGCCAGTCTGGGGCCGGCCGAATTCGAGTACTACCTCCCTGACTCTCTGGGTCGCGTCGGCATCGCCACTAACGATACGCTGCCCGACGGTCGGCACAAGTACATACAAAACATAGCCGTGCTCCCGGAGGACGAATCTCAGGACGGCTACATGTTCAGCCCACTCGGGGTCTATGTTCACGAGTTCGGTCACTGCCTGGGCTTGCCGGACCTTTATGACACGGGGCCGTCCGGCAGTTCCGCTTCACAGGGAATAGGAAACTGGGGTGTGATGGGCACGGGCCTGTGGAATGCGAACGGCTATTCTCCTGCCGAACCTTGCGCGTGGAGCAAAGCCATACTCGGTTGGCGGCCCGTGCGTATCGTGTCTCGCTGCGACACGTGCGAGCTGTCCTATTCTGAAGGTGCCAATCAGTCGGGCGAGCTTGTCCTTGTTCCCATCGGCGGGAGGGAATACTTCCTCATAGAAAACAGGCTTCAAGATCCCAACGGCAACGGCACGTTCGACTTTGACGACACGGACCACGACATGGTCTTTGACACGTATGAAGATTCCTATTCGGGCGCCGAGTTTGACTATTTCCTGCCGGGCCTGGGCACTGGTTCCGGTCTTCTGATATGGCACGTCGACGAGCAGCAAATCGAGGCAGGGATGCCTTACAACACGGTCAATGCCGACAGGTTCCACAAGGGAGTCAGCCTGGAGGAGGCGGACGGAGTGGAGGACTTGAGCCAGCCACTCTACTCTGCTGAGAGTTACGGCAGCGCGTTCGACAGCTTCAGGGAAGGGAACAACACGAGCTTCACACCTTCCAGTCTTCCCAACAGCGACGGGAATTACGGCGGGAAGAGCTGGGTTTTCATCGAGGATATCGGTGCCGCCGGTCAGTCGATGAGCTTCAGTGTGGAGATCGGCAAGAGACAGAGCAACTGGCCCGTCTCCACACTCGCCGCATTCGGAGCCAATCATCCGAACGCGGCCGATCTTGACGGCGACGGCAGTCCCGAACTCGTGGCTTGCGATGAGGACGGCAATCTTTACGTGCTTAGAGGAGACGGCACGACATATCTCGGTTCGGGGTCCGGTCCCTTGAAGACACTGGGAGAGAGAGTCCTTTCGTCTCCCGTCTTGGGCGACATAGACGGTGATGGACTCAATGAAATCGTTGTCGTCGCGGCGAGCGGAACCGTCTTTGCGTGGAACGGCGAGGACGGGAGTGAAGTCAGGGATGGTGACGATAACCCGGCGACGGACGGAGTGCTGGCACAGGTTACGCCGGTCGGCCGGACGGACGCAATCCTGAGCCGATGGAATGATGAGGGCCGGGACGCGCTCATTTTCGGTGGTTGCTTCGCGGACACGGCATTCGAACCTCCCCTTGCGGATTCCCTGTATCCGCTCCACGTCGTACTTGCGAAACCCGACTCCGTCGAGACCTTCACCTGGCTTTTCCCTGGCCCCACCTTCAGAGCACCCGTTGCCTGCGACCTTGACGGAGACGGAACGGAAGAGATTCTTGTCACGACGGGGTCCGGCGACGGCCGAGGGAGGTTAAATCTGATCGACGACCCCGGCGTCGTCTCGAGTGACCCACAGTTATGTGACTGCGAGCTCGGCGGAGACTCGGTCGAGTTCGTAGAGATAGTCGCGGGCGACCTCGACCTCGACACAACAATGGACATCGCGGGTGCCGACACGAGAGGTAGACTCCATCTGATGCACGTCTCGGTTCCGTCCGGGGAGTGGACCGAGCTCGCAGGTTGGCCCGTGGATCTCGTCGCCCGTGATTCGCTGGATCTCGTCGGCGAAGACACCAGCAGGGCCGCCTCAATATCGATAGGGGAAATCGACAACGACGGTCGCCTCGAAGTGCTTGCCACCTTCGGCAGCAGAGCATACGCGGTCAACTACAACGGGACCGTGCTTACCGGCTGGCCCCCGCTTCTTCCGGTCAGGGAAATCGGCGAAGGGAAACCGCATGGGCCGTTGTGCGCGGACGTTACTCAGGATCACAGGGCCGACTACGTGGGCGCGCTCTCCGACGGGAGACTCGCTTGCGTGCAGGCCGACGCCACGATTCCGGCTGGCTGGCCCCTCATGGCAGGTTCCTCGTTCGGCGCCTCACCTCTCCTGGCGGACGTGGATGGGGACGGGCTCGTGGAGCTCGTCTGCGTGCGGGACCTGGGTGTCGAGACGTTCGCCTCGGGACAGGAGGGCGGAGCGCTTTCATACCAGGTCGCATCGGCTGCTTCTATTCGAGCGGACGCGACCGGTTCGGATCAGGTGAACGGGACTCTCTCAGGTCAGATCGATGTGTGGGAGCTCGGGGTGCCGTTTGAACAGGCGCTC
This Candidatus Eisenbacteria bacterium DNA region includes the following protein-coding sequences:
- a CDS encoding DUF4384 domain-containing protein, with translation MKLKMSMLLASVLAVVSMTSSSLAIQPAGSHDERGGESETYMERESYRQSPLVIDVWTDRGEGGVYYAGERIRVFFRASRDCYVTIYNVDTQGYVHLLYPAGSFDEHFAAAGVTYRVPSRRSPYDLVIDGPTGIEYVEAVASVEPFRARPPWYLDPEYGEWQDSPWSLYGSDYEDHAEDYDYYVERGIVRGDPFLAIQSINRQMIPADYPSSYYATTYTSFYVDRRVQYPRYLCYDCHQGHSGFDPYRAGCVVFDIRVDRTWVYSPRIVLRDYRPKYYYGLRETAPVRYKGERHFWSSKDGLMTLRRQFSISKPKFESGTAGSAPRAEERWKELPGPSALKKWKAGKEPSVSGKTVELKKRLESEGLSRPKQVEEKQKEYQQSRGTKQVQKQVQKQGQKQEQGQRQEQEQKQKQRQEQEQGQSKKRK
- a CDS encoding sigma 54-interacting transcriptional regulator → MENDSRSDKGLCPDELHPISIVEKDEEIGNIHFDASNFSGALDYFAKARGSALELSLNTKAAYLDLKIASCYKAKGDHGRAIEYAVLAKETFRKENDLLGLGRAYCLDGMLHAEIGRYGKGRRLCETGQRLLKGTGEFLELGKVQNWLGFIHTRLGNIPKAREYFEGALVAFRSVQNDDGISQALNNLGILHKNLSEWREAAGFFEKALAISVKSGNFARMATYSLNLGIVHFRLGEWGLALREFSRSLEICTQIGNRAGAARTRLAAANVSLRKREWAGAEASYRDVLATSRELGCKREEVLALEFLGELELTKGNSDNALELLKEAEALALEIAPRGDLVMEVARRAAEAHLSRGEIDDALAAAERAADIARSVGDRCEEALARRVTGVALWHKGEWEKGRQIIEDVLSTLTSVGERFEVARTLLISGKAIVSELPGGGVSGELSDKAVSFLRQAMGVFLSFEVKGWAALAIVELARFYLTKAVPDESLNHIDEAERLLSDVEEPEIHAALAGVRAALEQAFVSSTLSSSSEFKILEELGKLLGGDEDPERTLDELMQLILARSDADRGLIAFVADGAEPHIWAVKRLSSKEALGIIGSLREALPAEMAGSPRVVTSIRSDKILSQLPALERVQSFALVPLNLPSGQKGIVYADRLVGNRLGAFKQRELNLLAVMSGIATLAAVEAERVVRMRESAARRQRLDFTRSFDGIVTQNKEMLEILSLVEKVGSSSATILILGETGTGKALVAEAIHSCSPRKDKPFVPISCSSIPDSLLESELFGHVQGAFTGAIRDKRGLFEEAETGTVFLDEVAKTTKSIQAKLLHFLDKKEIRAVGSTKWKRVDGRIICATNTDLKVMIREGEFLEDLYYRLSDITISVPSLRERRDDIPLLIEHFLKASGAQDNKPVRSVTRGAMQLLMDYDWPGNVRELEKTVKRMLVLAPPVGELGSELLPPEIREQKIDAVGTGALKTEVERTERRVISEALEKHGWNKARAAKFLNISYPTLLKKIVELDLDRRHHSKTTNRG
- a CDS encoding fibronectin type III domain-containing protein, with product MRSSARCLAFKMSYVTLMVAALAVLFAAGCMDEDNDVYVDRTPPRAPQGVFTVTGDGQVDIYWLANRESDLGGYRIYWNDEAAGYYEYVTTTSGTHFTDTDVTNGNTYYYAVSAFDRDGNESDLSYETVSDTPRPEGFDLALYDFSGPNAALSGYVFSDETRQLYSLAATPATDIYYGYVGEECVMFTWNPDPEWPLTDIQDGGYRPLAELDDAPPGGWAESGWVVLTEGHSYFVWTRDNHYAKFYVKSVRPEYVIMDWAYQVDAGNPELAKEKLARRSGDLEPGTPIEPVE
- a CDS encoding M6 family metalloprotease domain-containing protein produces the protein MTESYSSSNRLTCACLLGLVLLAHFLFVPESAASSSRASGPQIAVPTPAFVPGYPFKKGPVNVPERHRFEPRSLLREHGLEGANLFSVNAIPASPDTITKKVLAILVDFSDQPFIHERLFVERHLFFFKQYYSIVSGGRLQLEPVASDSVFTMPSPMTEYGADDDLGLRLVQLAQDAVEAADSLIDFTLYDEVMIIHAGLAQEADILGDSPELIWSASLGPAEFEYYLPDSLGRVGIATNDTLPDGRHKYIQNIAVLPEDESQDGYMFSPLGVYVHEFGHCLGLPDLYDTGPSGSSASQGIGNWGVMGTGLWNANGYSPAEPCAWSKAILGWRPVRIVSRCDTCELSYSEGANQSGELVLVPIGGREYFLIENRLQDPNGNGTFDFDDTDHDMVFDTYEDSYSGAEFDYFLPGLGTGSGLLIWHVDEQQIEAGMPYNTVNADRFHKGVSLEEADGVEDLSQPLYSAESYGSAFDSFREGNNTSFTPSSLPNSDGNYGGKSWVFIEDIGAAGQSMSFSVEIGKRQSNWPVSTLAAFGANHPNAADLDGDGSPELVACDEDGNLYVLRGDGTTYLGSGSGPLKTLGERVLSSPVLGDIDGDGLNEIVVVAASGTVFAWNGEDGSEVRDGDDNPATDGVLAQVTPVGRTDAILSRWNDEGRDALIFGGCFADTAFEPPLADSLYPLHVVLAKPDSVETFTWLFPGPTFRAPVACDLDGDGTEEILVTTGSGDGRGRLNLIDDPGVVSSDPQLCDCELGGDSVEFVEIVAGDLDLDTTMDIAGADTRGRLHLMHVSVPSGEWTELAGWPVDLVARDSLDLVGEDTSRAASISIGEIDNDGRLEVLATFGSRAYAVNYNGTVLTGWPPLLPVREIGEGKPHGPLCADVTQDHRADYVGALSDGRLACVQADATIPAGWPLMAGSSFGASPLLADVDGDGLVELVCVRDLGVETFASGQEGGALSYQVASAASIRADATGSDQVNGTLSGQIDVWELGVPFEQALAFWPSYRRDGAHSGVVPNSLSLPPAAARTVSKLFAAPNPARGASVTLHYTLSEAVDRLRVGIYDLAGRCVYSASPGAFAASDNWHTVQIGGFPPGVYLCCVEATKRNGANERVFAKLAVLR